A genome region from Populus alba chromosome 5, ASM523922v2, whole genome shotgun sequence includes the following:
- the LOC140955603 gene encoding uncharacterized protein produces the protein MATSLGRQPSPMELFVETHVRSHDRQKGTQQFVDNRAQHFVETYNNRLRERYGDDPSTHPEFDPDLWMEAGSSGGPDKNRVYGLSNTTAANLRSTGTASTAGSSQSKEFVALQQRCDHLSEPYTQLKEEQRLANEQHRAESEQQRAAYEELRQMVMNMTQGGTCAPNPFWPRNPHPPPPPPPLLHLYINF, from the exons atg gctacgtctcttggacgtcagccgagccctatggagctgtttgtggagacgcacgtgcgaagtcatgaccgccaaaaggggacgcaacagttcgttgacaaccgtgctcaacattttgtg gagacctataataatcggttgagggagagatacggggacgatccatcgacccatccggaattcgatccggatttgtggatggaggctggatcgtcaggtggacccgataaaaatcgggtttacgggctctccaacactaccgcggccaacttgcggtcgaccggcactgcttcaaccgctgggagctcccaatctaaggagtttgtggccttgcagcaaaggtgcgaccacctatcagagccatacacacaactcaaagaagagcaaagattggcgaacgaacaacacagagcagagtctgaacaacaaagagcggcctatgaagagcttcggcaaatggtcatgaacatgacacaaggtggaacatgtgcgcctaatcctttttggccgcgtAACcctcatcctcctcctcctcctcctcctctcctccacctttatattaatttttaa